From Gopherus flavomarginatus isolate rGopFla2 chromosome 7, rGopFla2.mat.asm, whole genome shotgun sequence, the proteins below share one genomic window:
- the NEUROG1 gene encoding neurogenin-1, translated as MPSAPETRYCAAENSGDVSSCLDSSLRARAEPSPGPSPEEEPGRKRRRGRCRARNEAALHTLRKSRRVKANDRERNRMHNLNAALDELRGVLPTFPEDTKLTKIETLRFAYNYIWALSETLRLADHKAPPPPRDRLLRPGYLSPAAPPSPGSDAGSWLSTASSLSACTSNPSSPATSEDYGYAPPEPLFACHGLPGELLRSGSCCAGYPQPDAAV; from the coding sequence ATGCCCTCCGCCCCGGAGACCCGCTACTGCGCCGCGGAGAACAGCGGCGACGTGTCCTCCTGTCTGGACAGCAGCCTGCGAGCCCGGGCCGAGCCCTCCCCGGGGCCGAGCCCGGAGGAGGAGCCGGGGCGCAAGCGGCGCCGGGGCCGCTGCCGGGCGCGGAACGAGGCTGCCCTGCACACGCTGCGGAAGAGCCGGCGGGTGAAGGCGAACGACCGGGAGCGGAACCGCATGCACAACCTCAACGCGGCGCTGGACGAGCTGCGCGGCGTCCTGCCCACCTTCCCCGAGGACACCAAGCTGACCAAGATCGAGACGCTGCGCTTCGCCTACAACTACATCTGGGCCCTCTCCGAAACCCTGCGCCTGGCCGACCACAAAGCCCCGCCGCCGCCGCGGGACCGGCTGCTGCGGCCCGGCTACctgagccccgccgccccgcccAGCCCCGGCAGCGATGCGGGCTCCTGGCTCTCCACCGCCTCCTCCCTGTCCGCCTGCACGTCCAACCCCAGCAGCCCGGCCACCTCCGAGGACTATGGCTACGCGCCCCCCGAGCCCCTCTTCGCCTGCCACGGCCTCCCCGGGGAGCTGCTGCGGAGCGGCTCCTGCTGCGCCGGGTACCCCCAGCCGGACGCTGCCGTGTGA